Proteins from a single region of Macaca thibetana thibetana isolate TM-01 chromosome 4, ASM2454274v1, whole genome shotgun sequence:
- the LOC126953694 gene encoding basic proline-rich protein-like gives PPPPPPPPPPPPPPPPPPPPPPPPPPPPPPPPPPPPPPPPPPPPPPPPPPPPPPPPPPPPPPPPPPPPPPPPPPPPPPPPPPPPPPPPPPPPPPPPPPPPPPPPPPPPPPPPPPPPPPPPPPPPPPPPPPPPPPPPPPPPPPPPPPPPPPPPPPPPPPPPPPPPPPPPPPPPPPPPPPPPPPPPPPPPPPPPPPPPPPPPPPPPPPPPPPPPPPPPPPPPPPPPPPPPPPPPPPPPPPPPPPPPPPPPPPPPPPPPPPPPPPPPPPPPPPPPPPPPPPPPPPPPPPPPPPPPPPPPPPPPPPPPPPPPPPPPPPPPPPPPPPPPPPPPPPPPPPPPPPPPPPPPPPPPPPPPPPPPPPPPPPP, from the coding sequence cccccccccccccccccccccccccccccccccccccccccccccccccccccccccccccccccccccccccccccccccccccccccccccccccccccccccccccccccccccccccccccccccccccccccccccccccccccccccccccccccccccccccccccccccccccccccccccccccccccccccccccccccccccccccccccccccccccccccccccccccccccccccccccccccccccccccccccccccccccccccccccccccccccccccccccccccccccccccccccccccccccccccccccccccccccccccccccccccccccccccccccccccccccccccccccccccccccccccccccccccccccccccccccccccccccccccccccccccccccccccccccccccccccccccccccccccccccccccccccccccccccccccccccccccccccccccccccccccccccccccccccccccccccccccccccccccccccccccccccccccccccccccccccccccccccccccccccccccccccccccccccccccccccccccccccccccccccccccccccccccccccccccccccccccccccccccccccccccccccccccccccccccccccccccccccccccccccccccccccccccccccccccccccccccccccccccccccccccccccccccccccccccccccccccccccccccaccccccccccccccccccccccccccccccccccccccccccccccccccccccccccccccccccccccccccccccccccccccccccccccccccccccccccccccccccccccccccccccccccccccccccccccccccccccccccccccccccccccccccccccccccccccccccccccccccccccccccccccccccccccccccccccccccccccccccccccccccccccccccccccccccccccccccccccccccccccccccccccccccccccccccccccc